A single region of the Prochlorococcus marinus str. MIT 0917 genome encodes:
- a CDS encoding AAA family ATPase: MAKDLFALNGEQLIQKNAPLADRLRPQTLEEFVGQDHILAQGRLLRRSIVADKVGNLLLYGPPGVGKTTLARIIASNTLSHFSVVNAALAGIKDLRSEIESAIERLNKYGKRTILFIDEVHRFNTAQQDALLPWVENGTLTLIGATTENPYFEVNKALVSRSRLFRLNSLNSQALHQLLKRALSDKERGYGLKLINLASEAEDHLVDVCNGDARVLLNALELAVESTIANQDSSISIDLKIAEDSIQERAVLYDKKGDAHFDTISAFIKSLRGSDPDAALFWLARMLEAGENPRFIFRRMLIAAGEDIGLADPNAIVIVEACAAAFDRIGLPEGIYPLAQATLYLASTEKSNSVKAIFKAVQKVKDSDNQNVPSHLKDANRDQEAFGDGMGYRYPHSFSQNWVPQQYLPDSLLNEIFWEPTEHGWEGQRRSLLNERRSEQLASLVELEQQNPLTITSRKVDNDLEKWLSRQTLQEGERLKNLMTKLWSGINWKINHRVLVLTPSSLLWSLKPLRETSEGGVVIAVLEENHSRLLAELDCLAPMERPLLIDSKVESIKKLEENLKFEVIGGRIPWRVFSETNFSKLWPILTEKCTADTELSLIISNPCSGPALSLKESLEVNSNNKNTDCSLLNDLICKEENWLNNQEHKEKFILQLEKLGWKISCEEWIEFVYQKVDSSIIKRWLSQGSEYRGIILKNCDEDQLNRLKKLFESLDGRTIKQKLIHTKLLAKNKN; encoded by the coding sequence TTGGCAAAAGATCTGTTTGCTTTGAATGGTGAACAGCTAATACAGAAAAATGCTCCTTTAGCTGATCGCTTACGGCCTCAAACCCTTGAAGAATTTGTTGGTCAAGATCATATTCTTGCTCAAGGGCGTTTATTGAGACGTTCAATTGTTGCTGACAAAGTAGGGAATTTATTGCTTTATGGACCACCTGGAGTTGGTAAGACTACTTTGGCTAGGATTATCGCCTCAAATACACTATCTCACTTTAGTGTCGTAAATGCTGCCTTGGCTGGCATCAAGGATTTGAGATCTGAGATTGAATCTGCAATCGAAAGATTAAATAAATATGGTAAACGCACGATTTTATTTATTGATGAGGTTCATAGATTTAATACTGCTCAACAAGATGCCTTATTGCCTTGGGTTGAGAATGGAACTTTGACCCTGATTGGGGCAACTACGGAAAATCCATATTTTGAAGTAAATAAAGCTTTGGTAAGCAGATCTAGATTATTTCGATTAAATAGCCTTAATTCACAGGCATTACATCAATTGTTAAAACGAGCTTTGAGCGATAAGGAAAGGGGTTATGGGTTGAAATTAATAAATTTAGCTAGTGAAGCTGAGGATCATTTGGTTGATGTTTGTAATGGCGATGCACGAGTTCTGCTTAATGCACTTGAACTTGCTGTAGAGAGCACTATCGCTAATCAAGATAGTTCAATCAGTATTGATCTCAAGATTGCTGAGGATTCAATTCAAGAACGAGCGGTTTTATACGACAAAAAAGGTGATGCTCATTTTGATACGATTAGCGCTTTTATTAAGTCATTAAGAGGTTCGGATCCTGATGCGGCATTGTTTTGGCTTGCTCGAATGTTGGAGGCTGGAGAAAATCCACGATTCATTTTTAGACGTATGCTCATCGCTGCAGGAGAAGATATTGGTCTTGCTGATCCCAATGCAATTGTCATAGTTGAGGCATGCGCCGCGGCTTTTGATCGAATAGGTTTGCCAGAGGGTATTTACCCACTGGCTCAGGCAACCTTGTACTTGGCTTCAACTGAGAAAAGCAATAGTGTGAAGGCTATTTTTAAAGCAGTTCAGAAAGTTAAAGATTCCGACAATCAAAATGTTCCATCTCATCTTAAAGATGCAAATCGAGATCAAGAAGCTTTTGGAGATGGTATGGGTTATCGGTATCCACATTCATTTTCACAAAATTGGGTTCCACAGCAGTATTTGCCAGATAGTTTGCTAAATGAGATTTTTTGGGAGCCAACAGAACATGGATGGGAGGGGCAAAGACGATCTCTTTTGAATGAGAGAAGATCTGAACAGTTAGCTTCATTAGTTGAGCTTGAGCAGCAAAATCCTTTAACTATTACATCTAGAAAAGTTGATAATGATTTGGAGAAATGGTTATCTCGTCAAACTTTGCAAGAGGGGGAAAGATTAAAAAATTTGATGACTAAATTATGGTCAGGTATTAATTGGAAGATAAATCATAGGGTTTTAGTCTTAACACCTAGTTCTTTGCTTTGGTCTTTAAAGCCTTTAAGAGAGACATCTGAAGGTGGTGTCGTTATTGCTGTATTAGAAGAAAATCATTCTAGGTTATTAGCTGAATTAGACTGTTTGGCTCCAATGGAGCGCCCACTTTTAATTGATTCAAAAGTTGAATCAATTAAAAAATTAGAAGAAAATCTCAAGTTTGAGGTAATTGGAGGAAGGATCCCTTGGAGAGTTTTTTCTGAAACAAATTTTTCTAAATTGTGGCCCATTCTTACTGAGAAATGTACAGCGGATACAGAATTAAGTTTGATTATAAGTAACCCGTGTTCTGGCCCTGCCCTTTCTTTAAAGGAAAGCTTAGAAGTAAATAGCAATAATAAAAATACTGATTGTTCATTATTGAATGATTTAATTTGTAAAGAAGAGAATTGGTTAAACAACCAAGAGCATAAAGAAAAATTTATTTTACAATTAGAAAAATTAGGCTGGAAAATTTCTTGTGAAGAATGGATTGAGTTTGTATATCAAAAAGTTGATAGCTCTATAATTAAAAGGTGGCTTAGTCAAGGAAGTGAATATCGAGGAATTATTCTAAAAAATTGTGATGAAGATCAATTGAATCGATTAAAAAAATTATTTGAAAGCTTGGATGGCAGGACTATAAAACAAAAGCTTATACATACTAAGTTGCTTGCTAAAAATAAGAATTAA
- a CDS encoding 4'-phosphopantetheinyl transferase family protein: MITTQINNKSVLGLWLFLMPSKLLPISSEEKKWVQKLTPSRGLTYHFSRGCLRHVMSSMTGLEPLDIPLQANPGEQPSLAGGLGYISMSHCSNALLIGWSSVKIGVDIERKNRQFKAHKLSKRFFSQYENCEIENLTPNQAQELVLKRWVIKEAAIKWHSGKIATNINQWIWENTSSFAYHKKLGYKVKVYAQNHDQWIYAIALDGDSVIPKPIICLN, encoded by the coding sequence ATGATTACAACTCAAATAAACAATAAAAGCGTACTAGGCCTTTGGCTTTTTTTGATGCCATCGAAACTTTTACCAATAAGTAGCGAAGAAAAAAAATGGGTTCAAAAATTAACACCAAGTAGAGGTTTGACTTATCACTTTTCTAGAGGCTGTCTCAGACATGTCATGTCCAGCATGACGGGCTTAGAACCTCTTGATATACCTCTTCAAGCCAATCCAGGGGAGCAACCTTCTTTAGCTGGAGGATTAGGTTATATCAGCATGAGTCACTGTTCGAATGCTTTATTAATAGGATGGTCATCAGTAAAAATTGGAGTCGATATAGAAAGAAAAAATAGACAGTTTAAAGCTCATAAATTGTCAAAACGTTTTTTCAGTCAATATGAGAATTGCGAAATAGAAAATTTAACGCCAAATCAAGCTCAAGAACTAGTACTAAAAAGATGGGTAATAAAAGAAGCCGCGATCAAATGGCATAGTGGAAAAATAGCGACTAATATAAATCAATGGATTTGGGAAAATACATCATCCTTTGCGTATCATAAAAAGCTTGGATACAAAGTAAAAGTTTATGCACAAAATCATGATCAATGGATTTATGCAATTGCATTAGATGGAGATTCAGTAATACCTAAACCAATCATTTGCCTTAATTAA
- the bcp gene encoding thioredoxin-dependent thiol peroxidase translates to MTLCIGDSAPDFTLPNQDSVDTRLSSFKGSRVVIYFYPKDDTPGCTKEACSFRDNWGLFKSNNIQVLGISKDPSKSHMKFIDKHKLPFILLTDSEPCPVATSYESYGLKKFMGKEYYGMMRHTFVIDKDGKIELIYLKVKSANMANQILNDLKLN, encoded by the coding sequence ATGACTCTCTGTATAGGCGATTCTGCACCAGATTTCACTCTCCCTAATCAAGATAGTGTTGATACCAGGCTCTCATCATTCAAAGGATCGAGAGTCGTAATTTATTTTTATCCAAAAGATGATACTCCTGGCTGCACTAAGGAAGCTTGCAGCTTTCGAGATAATTGGGGGCTTTTTAAATCAAACAATATTCAAGTTTTAGGTATTAGCAAGGATCCCTCAAAATCGCATATGAAATTCATTGATAAACATAAGTTACCTTTTATACTTTTAACTGATAGTGAGCCATGTCCCGTTGCGACATCATATGAAAGTTATGGCTTGAAGAAATTTATGGGTAAAGAATATTATGGAATGATGAGACATACTTTCGTTATTGATAAAGATGGTAAAATAGAATTAATATATTTAAAAGTAAAATCAGCAAATATGGCTAATCAGATTTTAAATGATCTTAAATTGAATTAA
- a CDS encoding type III pantothenate kinase, with the protein MIGNTRWHWAKKIQEDWKYFHTTPNPIEFKDKNYFELSWASVGPIPENLKLCPSKKIDLDDVPLVNLPSNLGIDRALASWSAYKKQSSLKSKEQDLIVIDAGTIMSVTKITKKGEFAGGQLISGLRLQLSSMANGSLNLENPIIKKIPIETFQHDTKNAMIRGAINGLLGLILNIYEETKLPIWICGGDAPIILNELKHTNIDINYCPNLVLEGMIDVDQAINSI; encoded by the coding sequence ATGATTGGGAATACCAGATGGCATTGGGCAAAAAAGATCCAAGAAGATTGGAAATATTTTCATACCACTCCTAATCCAATCGAATTTAAAGATAAAAATTATTTTGAATTATCTTGGGCTTCAGTAGGTCCCATACCTGAGAATCTTAAATTATGCCCTTCAAAAAAAATAGATTTAGATGATGTTCCGCTCGTCAATCTTCCATCTAATTTAGGGATTGATAGAGCTCTGGCTTCATGGAGTGCTTATAAAAAGCAATCATCTTTAAAAAGCAAAGAACAAGACTTAATTGTTATAGATGCAGGGACAATCATGAGCGTCACAAAAATAACAAAAAAAGGAGAGTTCGCTGGAGGGCAGTTAATTTCTGGATTAAGACTTCAATTATCCTCTATGGCAAATGGTTCATTAAATTTAGAGAATCCAATCATCAAGAAAATCCCAATAGAGACATTTCAACATGATACGAAAAATGCAATGATCAGAGGGGCAATAAATGGCTTATTAGGATTAATCTTAAATATTTATGAGGAGACAAAATTACCGATATGGATCTGCGGGGGTGATGCACCAATCATATTAAATGAACTTAAACACACAAATATTGATATCAATTATTGTCCTAATCTAGTTCTAGAAGGAATGATTGATGTAGACCAAGCAATTAATTCAATTTAA
- a CDS encoding phosphoadenylyl-sulfate reductase, with amino-acid sequence MQKESQDNYTSDLRESTNLAKPGLVKSIDETSKYLEKLTAQDQLQWAHEKFNQKFVLTTSFGIQSAVLLHMTVALKSKTKPKIIWIDTGYLPQETYNYAEELTKLFELDLIVAQSPISPARMEALYGKLWETGEPRDLNKYHQIRKIEPLENVLSELGALCWASGVRRGQTKNRESMSHIDYIRERLTLRPLLNWTKKDIFYYMKNNDLPQHPLFEKGYSTVGDWHSSVAENNNSKGRSTRFGGVSEECGIHVDDNSFLGDGI; translated from the coding sequence ATGCAGAAAGAATCCCAAGACAATTACACCAGTGATTTGAGAGAATCAACTAACTTAGCTAAACCTGGTCTGGTGAAATCGATTGATGAAACAAGCAAATATCTTGAAAAACTGACTGCTCAAGATCAACTTCAATGGGCCCATGAGAAATTTAATCAGAAATTTGTTTTAACGACCAGTTTTGGAATCCAATCTGCTGTTTTACTTCATATGACAGTGGCTTTAAAATCTAAAACAAAACCAAAGATAATTTGGATAGATACTGGTTATCTACCTCAAGAAACTTATAACTATGCAGAAGAACTAACAAAGCTTTTTGAATTAGATTTAATAGTGGCCCAAAGCCCTATATCTCCTGCAAGGATGGAAGCATTGTATGGAAAACTTTGGGAAACTGGCGAACCAAGAGATTTAAACAAATATCACCAAATACGAAAAATTGAACCTTTAGAGAATGTCTTGTCAGAACTAGGAGCTCTTTGTTGGGCTAGCGGAGTGCGCAGAGGTCAAACAAAAAACAGAGAATCTATGTCTCATATTGATTACATCAGAGAACGTTTAACACTACGACCTCTTTTAAACTGGACTAAAAAAGATATTTTCTATTACATGAAAAATAATGATTTACCTCAACACCCTTTATTTGAAAAAGGATATTCTACTGTTGGAGATTGGCATTCAAGCGTAGCAGAAAATAATAATTCCAAAGGGAGATCAACAAGATTTGGAGGGGTCAGTGAAGAGTGTGGGATTCATGTTGATGACAATAGTTTTTTGGGAGATGGAATTTAG